The Aureispira anguillae genome contains a region encoding:
- a CDS encoding TetR/AcrR family transcriptional regulator yields MKNTKQKIADTARKLFNIHGYGQVTLRMIANDLGMSCGNLNYHFKKREDILEVLYFEMVAVFDQRVLELPQQKISMSLIYQEVRTSMQRMIAYRFFWTDIYNLLRTSPNIKKHFQQVYEQRIKGYLYLFAELRKEGLLKTPAYKNEDQFIGKQMVHFSNTWLYGMVLYANDFGDEILEENVSNLLGLLYPYLTAKGQEALQSLVAYLKG; encoded by the coding sequence ATGAAAAATACAAAGCAAAAAATAGCAGATACGGCTAGAAAGTTATTTAATATTCATGGATATGGGCAGGTTACTTTGCGAATGATTGCGAATGATTTGGGGATGAGTTGTGGCAATCTGAACTACCATTTTAAGAAACGGGAAGATATTTTAGAGGTGTTATATTTTGAGATGGTGGCTGTGTTTGACCAAAGGGTGCTTGAATTGCCACAGCAAAAAATTTCGATGTCCTTAATTTACCAAGAAGTTCGAACTAGTATGCAACGAATGATAGCGTATCGTTTTTTCTGGACAGATATTTATAATCTATTAAGGACGAGTCCCAATATAAAAAAGCATTTTCAGCAGGTTTACGAACAGCGGATAAAAGGCTATTTGTATTTATTTGCCGAACTAAGGAAAGAGGGGTTATTAAAAACGCCCGCTTATAAAAATGAAGATCAATTTATAGGAAAACAGATGGTACATTTTAGCAATACATGGCTATATGGGATGGTACTTTATGCCAATGATTTTGGAGACGAAATACTTGAAGAAAATGTATCAAATCTTCTGGGCTTATTATATCCTTACTTAACGGCTAAAGGGCAAGAAGCATTGCAGTCTTTGGTTGCTTATTTGAAGGGGTAA
- a CDS encoding pseudouridine synthase codes for MAINKPNGLLVHRSAIANDAKEFAVQLVRDQTGRFVYPVHRLDRKTSGVLLFGFDKESTRLLQKGIEDKTTLKEYYAIVRGYFPESIVVDYPLINDKGKKQAAVTHFRRVKTTELALPFGKHSTSRYSLVAVQPQTGRMHQIRKHCNHLRHPIIGDRPHGCNKQNRLFKEKWAMTTMLLHARKLELRHPKTNEKLSIQADFPAEFKRMQTILSL; via the coding sequence GTGGCAATTAATAAACCCAATGGACTTTTAGTGCATCGAAGTGCCATTGCCAATGACGCTAAAGAGTTTGCCGTACAATTGGTGCGGGATCAAACGGGACGTTTTGTTTATCCCGTACATCGTTTAGATCGAAAAACATCAGGCGTTTTACTCTTTGGTTTTGATAAAGAAAGCACTCGATTGTTGCAAAAGGGGATAGAAGACAAGACGACCTTAAAAGAATATTATGCTATTGTAAGAGGATATTTTCCAGAATCGATAGTGGTAGATTATCCCTTAATCAATGACAAAGGAAAAAAACAAGCAGCAGTAACACACTTTCGACGAGTAAAAACAACGGAGTTAGCCTTGCCATTTGGCAAGCACTCTACTTCTCGTTATTCTCTGGTTGCTGTACAACCACAAACAGGACGAATGCACCAAATTAGGAAACACTGCAATCATTTGAGGCATCCTATTATTGGCGATCGCCCACATGGTTGTAACAAACAAAATAGACTGTTTAAAGAAAAATGGGCAATGACCACCATGTTGCTGCATGCACGGAAATTGGAGTTAAGACATCCTAAAACAAATGAAAAACTAAGTATACAGGCAGATTTTCCAGCAGAATTTAAACGAATGCAAACAATTCTATCTTTATAA
- a CDS encoding T3SS effector HopA1 family protein encodes MRPHTLHKDIQKVVNAVDVLSETTYSINGILRDLSNIKLKLDNGDVLSNTASNKASFFKNILKTDIYNQLYKADVDQNNNVIEDLNHTTFLSELSKANNGTGTWEDKWVIVGKEQNTDNIIVSKQDIKFWVAAHEVISSNGSYLPNTPCLVKIGKEVKNLNTSFYMAFGNINKEQIENFENQLTRFYWNLTPKGAIRYIKLITHQLNAASICFRTKVLSNSQSYDRPDAGVLYLDKSQLTAALPILTEIYTQLKPFLKYKTPLFTKPLGKGFSFAEDPQNGMSFGISRAEMIGNTLYNCYQMDIRSKKEIAHEMYTTFYEQGIHPFHPYSSIVGLNDYEQLLNALNLN; translated from the coding sequence ATGCGACCACATACACTCCATAAAGATATTCAAAAAGTTGTTAATGCAGTTGATGTATTAAGCGAGACAACCTATAGCATCAATGGCATTCTAAGAGATCTGTCCAATATCAAATTAAAGCTAGATAATGGAGATGTCCTCTCCAATACAGCTAGCAACAAGGCTAGCTTTTTCAAAAATATACTCAAAACAGATATTTACAATCAACTGTACAAAGCTGATGTTGATCAAAATAATAATGTTATAGAAGATTTAAACCATACCACCTTCTTATCTGAATTATCCAAAGCCAATAATGGAACGGGAACTTGGGAAGATAAATGGGTTATTGTGGGCAAAGAACAGAATACGGACAACATCATTGTAAGCAAGCAAGATATTAAGTTTTGGGTGGCCGCTCATGAGGTAATTAGCAGCAATGGCAGCTATCTTCCCAACACTCCTTGTCTGGTAAAAATTGGAAAAGAAGTAAAAAATCTAAATACTTCTTTTTATATGGCGTTTGGCAACATCAACAAAGAGCAAATTGAAAATTTTGAAAACCAACTGACTCGCTTTTATTGGAATCTAACCCCTAAGGGCGCAATAAGGTATATCAAATTGATCACCCATCAATTAAATGCAGCATCTATTTGTTTTAGAACTAAAGTATTATCCAATTCCCAAAGCTATGATCGACCAGATGCGGGGGTTTTATACCTTGACAAAAGCCAACTAACTGCTGCTTTGCCAATTCTAACCGAAATATACACCCAACTCAAGCCCTTTCTAAAATACAAAACGCCACTTTTTACCAAGCCTTTAGGTAAAGGTTTTTCGTTTGCAGAAGACCCACAAAACGGGATGAGCTTTGGTATTTCTAGAGCCGAAATGATTGGAAATACGCTATACAACTGTTACCAAATGGACATACGATCCAAAAAGGAAATAGCGCACGAAATGTATACTACTTTTTACGAACAGGGGATTCATCCCTTTCATCCTTACAGTTCTATAGTAGGGCTAAACGATTATGAGCAACTTTTAAACGCCTTAAATTTAAATTAA
- a CDS encoding OsmC family protein, translating into MTSKTYPVTVTIGQNGFTSEIKAGNHNLKADEPTAVGGNDLGPSPYDLLLSSLGACTAMTLKMYASRKGWDLKEVVVELSHSKDYYKDCMDCEETGTKVDLIERQIHIKGDLDEKQLERMMKIADKCPVHKTLTSETIIKTTLAE; encoded by the coding sequence ATGACTTCCAAAACTTACCCCGTTACGGTTACAATTGGTCAAAATGGTTTTACTTCTGAGATAAAAGCAGGCAACCATAACTTAAAAGCAGACGAACCCACTGCTGTAGGTGGGAATGATTTAGGACCATCTCCTTATGATTTGCTGTTGTCTAGCTTAGGAGCTTGTACGGCAATGACTTTAAAAATGTATGCCAGTCGAAAAGGGTGGGACTTAAAAGAAGTTGTTGTTGAGTTGAGCCATTCCAAAGATTATTATAAAGATTGTATGGATTGTGAGGAAACAGGGACAAAAGTCGATCTAATAGAACGACAAATCCACATCAAAGGAGATTTAGATGAAAAACAGTTGGAGCGAATGATGAAGATTGCAGATAAATGCCCTGTGCACAAAACATTAACTAGCGAAACCATTATTAAGACGACTTTGGCAGAATGA
- a CDS encoding alpha/beta hydrolase, producing the protein MNSLYTSPKHKKEILALYQQKLEQLSIQYNSQFVETDFGTTHVIVTGAPSKPPLVLVHGSNGCAPIALEVYPNLSKQYQVFAVDVLAQPNKSAETRLSMKDQSYGLWLNQTINQLALKDVTLVGFSLGGLIILKTLIQNERNIKEVFLTAPAYIVNGNPLKLMAKVFIPMKLYLLTKKSHYLNKFLSTLFSEKDAFALQFLAKVFMHFKMDFSPVPTIKTTEAKSIETPITLIAAKQDLMFPGLKMLKRAKKIFPSLKKTILLDPSLHVQSQEMNRSIESLIMNPQNSHDEH; encoded by the coding sequence ATGAATTCCTTATATACAAGTCCTAAGCACAAAAAAGAGATCTTAGCGCTTTACCAACAAAAACTCGAACAACTTTCCATCCAATATAACAGTCAGTTCGTTGAAACAGATTTTGGTACAACACACGTTATTGTAACAGGTGCACCAAGCAAGCCTCCTTTGGTTTTGGTGCATGGCTCCAATGGCTGTGCCCCTATTGCACTAGAGGTATATCCCAACTTGAGTAAACAATATCAGGTTTTTGCGGTTGATGTTCTTGCACAACCCAACAAAAGTGCAGAAACTCGATTAAGCATGAAAGACCAATCTTATGGGCTATGGCTCAATCAAACAATCAATCAATTAGCCTTAAAAGATGTTACGTTGGTGGGATTCTCTCTAGGCGGTCTTATTATTTTAAAAACACTGATTCAAAACGAGCGCAACATCAAGGAAGTTTTTTTGACTGCTCCTGCTTATATTGTTAATGGCAATCCTCTAAAATTAATGGCTAAAGTTTTTATTCCTATGAAATTATATTTGTTGACCAAAAAGAGCCATTATCTCAACAAATTTTTGAGTACCTTATTTTCTGAAAAAGATGCATTTGCCCTTCAGTTTTTAGCCAAGGTTTTTATGCATTTTAAAATGGACTTTTCACCTGTTCCTACGATAAAAACAACGGAAGCAAAAAGTATTGAAACGCCCATAACACTGATTGCAGCCAAACAAGACCTTATGTTTCCTGGGCTTAAAATGTTAAAAAGAGCAAAAAAAATCTTTCCCTCTCTAAAAAAGACGATCTTATTAGATCCTTCTCTTCATGTTCAATCTCAAGAAATGAATAGAAGCATTGAAAGCTTAATTATGAATCCACAAAACAGCCATGATGAACATTAG
- a CDS encoding aminoglycoside phosphotransferase family protein translates to MYSIDTIQDFLLDQQLLDKNTIVFEDFEATSINRRNQNIQITTLNDSNFLIKQVADKNAENATTLKREAQFYQYFDQKFPLLEKYLPEVKYVDTNDIILVMTFYKEAMPLWKYYNEKTIHHFPLNVPKTIGKLLAHLHLTFSKKEVINAPQLSFLNRDLPFILNLHKPHPSRLSYISGGGYAFIKHLQSHTDLMLAFNKIPSLWQENAVIHGDIKLDNFIVLDPQNKTANSIKLVDWEMAQIGDTAWDVAGVFNDFIFWWVISMPDNLSPEEMIQKARFPFHLLTPAINSYWESYCNTIGLTTNARQQLLERVVLFSGFRVLQTSFEIASKFDAIPSIAQLLLNMGKSIIRKPLLSQEKLFGIANSTP, encoded by the coding sequence ATGTATAGCATTGATACCATACAGGATTTTTTGTTAGACCAACAACTATTGGATAAGAATACAATTGTATTTGAAGATTTTGAAGCCACAAGTATCAACCGACGCAACCAAAACATTCAAATTACAACGCTTAACGATAGCAATTTTTTAATTAAGCAAGTTGCCGATAAGAATGCAGAAAATGCAACAACCTTAAAAAGAGAAGCTCAATTTTATCAATATTTCGATCAAAAATTCCCACTGTTAGAAAAATATCTCCCCGAAGTTAAATATGTTGATACCAACGATATTATTCTTGTCATGACCTTCTACAAAGAAGCAATGCCACTATGGAAATATTATAATGAAAAAACGATTCACCATTTTCCCCTAAATGTCCCCAAAACAATAGGAAAGTTATTAGCCCACCTGCATTTAACCTTTTCAAAAAAAGAAGTAATTAATGCCCCCCAATTATCTTTCTTAAACCGAGACTTGCCATTTATTTTAAACCTGCACAAGCCCCATCCCAGTCGATTATCTTATATCAGTGGCGGAGGATATGCCTTTATTAAACACCTACAATCTCATACCGATTTGATGCTTGCTTTTAATAAGATTCCTTCCTTGTGGCAAGAAAATGCAGTAATTCATGGTGATATTAAATTGGACAATTTTATTGTGCTCGACCCTCAAAATAAGACAGCTAATTCGATCAAATTAGTGGACTGGGAAATGGCTCAAATTGGGGATACAGCATGGGATGTAGCAGGCGTTTTTAATGATTTTATCTTTTGGTGGGTAATTTCTATGCCCGATAACTTATCGCCTGAAGAGATGATACAAAAAGCTCGTTTCCCATTTCATTTATTAACTCCTGCCATTAATAGTTATTGGGAAAGTTATTGCAATACCATAGGCCTAACAACAAACGCTCGCCAGCAATTATTAGAACGAGTGGTCTTATTTTCTGGTTTTAGAGTCTTGCAAACGTCCTTTGAAATAGCCTCAAAATTTGATGCCATTCCATCCATTGCTCAGCTTCTTCTAAATATGGGTAAAAGTATCATTAGAAAGCCGCTGTTGTCCCAAGAAAAATTATTTGGAATAGCTAACAGTACTCCGTAA
- a CDS encoding lanthionine synthetase LanC family protein — MTTVQIETDKKMLLQVAQEIGDHLVSTAIWDNTETYCTWLGARDIQDRQIAKYSKRIAALSPEFYSGTAGVAYFLMELFHITQHPPYKAVALGAWLRSAHYMQTNDFPASSISFYAGELGLLFIGYRFLEIAKELANILTPQLNWLCSKLDQGLQTKHSLDIIGGNAGAIPPLLELKRKYQLDIFEKVAIDCAEELLNLGKWKDDMCIWASPKVHGVELDTPPTTGYSHGASGIAVGLLEMYHHTGNPNYLSYGRGAFAFENSLFNDEEGNWIDTRYPQVKRNGKIWGTFRTAWCHGAPGIALANLRAAFLDTERRDFHLKMANIAIRTTQRSVLERIKNNPEKDATLCHGILGSSDIIFSYAQKLNHPELMAFSRMVSSNYIAKFKNKLSMPSGIVAGGYNPCIMVGHSGIGIHCLRLVSKEMIKSPLMPVL, encoded by the coding sequence ATGACAACGGTTCAAATAGAGACAGATAAAAAAATGCTGCTACAGGTCGCACAAGAAATTGGAGATCATTTAGTATCAACGGCCATTTGGGATAACACTGAGACTTACTGTACTTGGTTAGGAGCTAGGGACATACAGGATCGTCAAATCGCTAAATATTCCAAAAGAATCGCCGCCTTAAGCCCTGAGTTTTATAGTGGAACTGCTGGCGTTGCTTATTTTTTGATGGAGCTATTCCATATCACCCAACATCCACCTTACAAAGCGGTTGCCTTAGGTGCTTGGTTGCGATCTGCTCATTATATGCAGACCAATGATTTTCCCGCTTCTTCTATTTCTTTTTACGCAGGAGAATTGGGGCTTTTATTCATTGGCTATCGCTTTTTGGAAATCGCTAAGGAGCTAGCCAATATACTGACCCCACAATTAAATTGGTTGTGCTCTAAATTAGATCAAGGACTCCAGACCAAACATTCATTGGATATTATAGGTGGAAATGCAGGCGCTATCCCTCCCTTATTAGAACTAAAACGAAAGTATCAACTCGATATTTTTGAAAAAGTGGCGATTGATTGTGCTGAAGAGCTCCTTAACTTGGGCAAATGGAAAGATGATATGTGTATTTGGGCTTCGCCAAAGGTTCATGGAGTAGAATTAGATACTCCCCCAACAACAGGATATTCTCATGGAGCTTCAGGAATTGCCGTTGGCTTATTAGAAATGTATCATCACACGGGCAATCCCAATTATCTTAGCTATGGTAGAGGGGCTTTTGCTTTCGAAAATTCGCTATTTAATGATGAAGAAGGCAACTGGATCGATACCAGATACCCACAGGTAAAACGCAATGGTAAAATATGGGGCACCTTCCGAACAGCTTGGTGTCATGGCGCACCAGGTATTGCATTAGCCAATCTTCGAGCAGCATTTTTAGATACAGAACGGCGTGATTTTCATTTAAAAATGGCAAATATCGCTATCCGTACAACTCAAAGATCAGTGCTAGAACGCATAAAAAACAATCCAGAAAAAGACGCTACTTTATGTCATGGAATACTGGGGTCGTCAGACATTATTTTTAGTTATGCTCAAAAATTAAATCATCCAGAATTAATGGCATTTTCTAGAATGGTAAGCTCTAATTACATCGCAAAATTTAAAAATAAGTTATCAATGCCTTCTGGTATTGTTGCTGGTGGATACAATCCTTGCATTATGGTTGGACATTCAGGCATAGGAATTCATTGCTTACGATTAGTGTCTAAGGAAATGATAAAAAGCCCTCTAATGCCTGTTCTATAA
- a CDS encoding GNAT family N-acetyltransferase, giving the protein MIALPPDISISTNKERLDVSMIHTFLKQSYWAKGRTIETVEASIKNSFCFGVYHENQQIGFARVVSDCAIFAYIMDVFILESYRGQGLGLSLVNAILQDPQLNKVKKWMLGTQDAHALYQKVGFKPLESPEIFMTYIPS; this is encoded by the coding sequence ATGATTGCTTTACCTCCCGACATCTCTATTTCTACCAATAAAGAACGCCTTGATGTTTCGATGATTCATACTTTCTTAAAACAAAGTTACTGGGCAAAAGGTAGAACCATTGAAACAGTAGAAGCCAGCATTAAAAACTCTTTCTGCTTTGGTGTTTATCATGAAAACCAACAAATAGGTTTTGCTAGAGTTGTTTCCGATTGCGCTATTTTTGCCTATATAATGGATGTTTTTATTTTGGAATCTTACAGGGGACAAGGCTTAGGGCTATCCTTAGTTAATGCTATACTGCAAGACCCACAACTCAATAAGGTCAAAAAATGGATGCTTGGAACGCAAGATGCACATGCCCTCTATCAAAAAGTAGGTTTCAAGCCCTTGGAATCACCTGAAATATTTATGACTTATATTCCTTCTTAA
- a CDS encoding BatD family protein — protein MLKHYLYLLLVIYSWGLCAQGNGQANIFMDSTSFLIGDQVSMQLVVNVPAGTPFSFPTINDLLDKEKLELIDQQKSTLIQGDVNDTYQQTILLTAWEPGSYQIPELVFSYPKNKTTVEIKSAPLMLTVLAPEVTGDSTYVADIKTILAEEANFLDHLYSFFTHPVVLALLMLALAFLAFYVFTQRQKRSKAIVPKTAEEIALEQLAALEANNFLEQNKTKEYHTSISLILRTYINGRFKIKALERPTSEFMPKIKGHYLLKKSLYDEFKTVLEHADLIKYAKASPLDIANKKALSLCFELIHSIQAILEEEAKQVSN, from the coding sequence ATGCTAAAACACTATTTATATCTATTGTTGGTCATTTATTCTTGGGGGCTTTGTGCCCAAGGCAATGGGCAGGCTAATATTTTTATGGACAGTACATCTTTTTTGATTGGCGATCAGGTCAGCATGCAATTGGTGGTTAATGTTCCTGCGGGTACTCCTTTTTCGTTTCCTACAATAAATGATCTATTAGACAAAGAAAAGTTAGAATTAATTGATCAGCAAAAATCTACCTTAATTCAAGGGGATGTAAATGATACTTATCAACAAACAATTCTTTTGACGGCTTGGGAACCTGGCTCTTATCAAATTCCAGAGCTGGTTTTTTCCTATCCCAAAAACAAAACAACCGTTGAGATAAAATCAGCACCGCTAATGCTTACGGTCTTAGCACCAGAGGTTACAGGAGATAGTACTTATGTCGCAGATATTAAGACAATTTTGGCAGAAGAAGCCAACTTTTTAGATCATTTATATTCTTTTTTTACGCATCCTGTTGTGCTTGCGCTGCTCATGCTTGCTCTAGCCTTTCTTGCTTTTTATGTCTTTACGCAACGCCAGAAACGGTCAAAAGCGATTGTCCCAAAGACCGCAGAAGAAATTGCACTCGAACAGTTGGCTGCCTTAGAAGCCAATAACTTCTTGGAACAAAACAAAACCAAAGAATATCACACCAGCATATCATTGATTTTAAGAACCTATATCAATGGGCGTTTCAAAATCAAGGCACTAGAACGACCTACCAGTGAATTTATGCCCAAGATAAAAGGGCACTATTTGCTAAAAAAATCATTGTATGACGAATTTAAAACGGTTCTAGAGCATGCTGATTTGATTAAATATGCCAAGGCATCTCCTTTAGATATTGCCAATAAAAAAGCGCTTAGCCTCTGTTTTGAGTTGATTCATTCAATCCAAGCAATACTAGAAGAAGAAGCCAAACAAGTAAGCAATTAA
- a CDS encoding ADP-ribosylglycohydrolase family protein has product MMNISELLIGIAIGDAFGAGVEFQDRDWIREKVDFSCFVNARAMISVPEHQKSLFTTNYTPWDYTDDTEMTIGLLKALMAPEPFSEALLIQKWEEEYNKGIFEKGYGRNGHGSMSWYFSGEKTIKEIQNFQRDRANPGNAPAMRAVPLGLIHPDLINSYAAINANATHPNINAILASQCIARASEFLLIKKGDPAQLVNYCLQTIAFNEEYKAYLIAVDALGVYEKLQPSDFNILCGEQPIQAPYFLPGIKGVPSDSKYTAGAVLYVLKHSTSAFDALQKSIYLGGDVDSIAAITTGILAGSMGLDSLPSFMLEQVEGLSYLKELARQFAPKN; this is encoded by the coding sequence ATGATGAACATTAGCGAACTATTAATTGGAATAGCCATTGGCGATGCTTTTGGGGCTGGGGTAGAATTCCAAGATAGAGATTGGATCAGAGAAAAAGTAGACTTTTCATGTTTTGTCAATGCTAGAGCCATGATCTCTGTGCCAGAACATCAAAAATCCCTATTCACGACTAATTATACTCCTTGGGACTATACCGATGATACTGAAATGACAATTGGGTTACTCAAAGCTTTGATGGCTCCAGAACCTTTTTCGGAAGCTTTATTGATTCAAAAATGGGAAGAAGAATACAATAAGGGGATATTCGAAAAAGGCTATGGTAGAAATGGGCATGGCTCTATGAGTTGGTATTTTTCTGGGGAAAAAACAATAAAAGAAATCCAAAATTTTCAAAGAGATAGGGCTAACCCTGGCAATGCCCCTGCAATGCGAGCAGTTCCTTTAGGGCTAATTCATCCTGACCTCATCAATTCTTATGCTGCTATTAATGCCAATGCAACTCACCCCAATATTAACGCCATTCTAGCCAGTCAATGCATTGCCAGAGCAAGCGAATTTTTGTTGATCAAAAAAGGAGATCCTGCTCAATTAGTCAACTATTGCCTGCAAACCATCGCATTTAATGAAGAATATAAAGCGTATCTAATAGCCGTAGATGCTTTGGGAGTTTATGAAAAACTACAGCCCTCTGACTTTAACATACTCTGTGGAGAGCAACCCATACAAGCGCCCTATTTTTTGCCTGGAATAAAAGGAGTTCCCTCTGATTCTAAATACACAGCAGGAGCCGTTCTTTATGTACTCAAACACAGTACTAGTGCATTTGATGCGCTTCAAAAATCTATTTATTTAGGTGGAGACGTAGATTCTATTGCCGCTATTACTACTGGTATTTTGGCAGGTTCTATGGGACTAGATAGTCTTCCATCCTTTATGTTAGAACAAGTAGAAGGGCTATCTTATTTGAAAGAACTTGCTCGACAATTTGCTCCAAAAAATTAA
- a CDS encoding vWA domain-containing protein has protein sequence MFHFEQPNYFYLLFCIPVLIALFIAITLHNNKLREHFGALLGLERLAPNISRLKRPLKFGIIMFAFAFLVIAMANPRLGNKTQSVKREGVDIFIALDVSRSMWAEDLKPNRMERARQFAQKLVTAVRGDRVGLILFAGHPYLQMPLTTDYAAAQLFIQTASPKLDITQGTAIESAIDLVVELGAKEEEKKQRALVVITDGENHELNAVDAAKAAKAQGVTTFIIGVGTENGAPIPIKNSGRSEFQLDKSGQVVHSKMNTDLIKNIAASGGGNFYDASTSVDAIIARLEHKMSKLEKTEFEQQDFDVYETYFQIFVAFALILLIVEFFISYRKSKWLNEK, from the coding sequence ATGTTCCATTTTGAACAACCCAATTATTTTTATTTGCTTTTTTGCATACCAGTACTCATAGCTTTGTTTATTGCCATTACCTTGCACAATAATAAACTACGAGAACATTTTGGTGCATTACTAGGTTTAGAGCGGCTCGCTCCCAATATCTCTAGGCTTAAGCGACCGCTAAAATTTGGCATTATTATGTTTGCCTTTGCCTTTTTGGTGATTGCAATGGCCAATCCTCGTCTCGGCAACAAAACTCAATCGGTTAAACGAGAAGGGGTTGATATTTTTATTGCCTTGGATGTTTCTAGAAGTATGTGGGCGGAAGACCTCAAGCCCAATCGCATGGAACGTGCTCGCCAGTTTGCTCAAAAATTGGTAACGGCAGTTCGAGGGGATCGAGTTGGGCTGATTCTATTTGCAGGACATCCCTATTTACAAATGCCTTTAACAACAGATTATGCTGCTGCTCAATTATTCATTCAGACGGCTAGCCCTAAACTAGATATTACACAAGGTACAGCCATTGAATCGGCGATCGACTTGGTGGTTGAGTTAGGAGCGAAAGAGGAAGAAAAAAAACAGCGGGCTTTGGTTGTTATTACCGATGGTGAAAACCACGAACTAAATGCTGTTGATGCTGCAAAAGCGGCCAAGGCTCAAGGTGTCACAACCTTTATCATTGGCGTTGGGACAGAAAATGGCGCCCCGATTCCAATCAAAAATTCAGGACGTTCTGAATTTCAATTGGACAAAAGCGGTCAGGTTGTCCATAGCAAAATGAATACGGATTTGATCAAAAATATTGCAGCTAGTGGTGGTGGAAATTTTTACGATGCAAGTACATCAGTAGATGCTATTATCGCTAGATTGGAGCATAAAATGTCTAAATTGGAAAAGACAGAATTTGAACAACAAGATTTTGATGTTTATGAAACGTATTTCCAGATTTTTGTTGCTTTTGCTCTAATTTTACTCATTGTAGAATTCTTTATTAGTTACCGAAAGAGTAAATGGCTAAACGAAAAATAA
- a CDS encoding vWA domain-containing protein, translating into MSFGGIEFANPYLLGLLVIVPFMAWWYYNKQDEYFADVRMSSTQGLSGPQSWKIKARPLVQLLQLLAITALIIAIARPQAVLKKENVNAEGIDIMLAMDVSTSMLAKDFKPDRLEASKMVASDFVAQRKHDRIGLIVFAGESFTQCPLTTDHNILRSFLATLQCGLIENGTAIGMGLANATKRLKESTAKSKIIILLTDGVNNSGYASPMQAADAAKKLGIKVYTIGVGTKGQARTPVAQRPNGTFIYDWSIVQIDENLLKKIANETGGEYFRAQDMDQLKAIYAKIDQLERTKIETTTIRNYQEKYHIFVFVAILFVFLQVLLANTLFKTIV; encoded by the coding sequence ATGTCATTTGGAGGAATAGAATTTGCAAATCCTTATCTATTGGGTCTATTGGTCATTGTACCTTTTATGGCTTGGTGGTACTACAATAAACAAGATGAATATTTTGCGGATGTCCGCATGTCTTCAACGCAGGGATTATCAGGACCACAGAGTTGGAAAATCAAAGCACGTCCACTCGTGCAACTCTTGCAATTATTAGCAATTACAGCCCTTATTATTGCAATTGCTCGCCCACAGGCGGTTCTAAAAAAAGAGAATGTCAATGCTGAGGGAATTGATATTATGCTAGCAATGGATGTTTCTACCTCCATGCTTGCCAAAGATTTTAAGCCTGATCGTCTAGAAGCTTCCAAAATGGTGGCTTCTGATTTTGTCGCTCAGCGTAAACACGATAGAATTGGGCTAATTGTTTTTGCTGGCGAAAGTTTTACGCAATGTCCATTAACGACCGATCACAATATATTGCGCTCCTTTTTAGCTACCTTGCAATGCGGTTTAATCGAAAATGGTACTGCTATAGGAATGGGCTTGGCCAATGCAACCAAACGCCTAAAAGAGAGTACAGCAAAATCTAAAATTATCATTCTTTTGACGGATGGGGTCAACAATTCTGGTTATGCTTCTCCTATGCAGGCTGCCGATGCTGCCAAAAAACTAGGCATAAAAGTCTACACCATTGGTGTTGGAACCAAAGGACAAGCTCGAACACCAGTGGCTCAACGTCCAAATGGAACGTTTATTTACGACTGGTCTATTGTACAAATTGATGAGAATTTGCTCAAGAAAATTGCGAATGAAACTGGAGGTGAATATTTTAGAGCACAAGACATGGATCAACTCAAAGCTATTTATGCAAAAATTGATCAACTGGAGCGTACAAAAATAGAAACCACCACCATCCGAAACTATCAGGAGAAATACCATATTTTCGTTTTTGTCGCTATCCTATTTGTTTTCTTACAAGTTTTATTAGCCAATACCTTATTCAAAACTATAGTATAA